One Schistocerca cancellata isolate TAMUIC-IGC-003103 chromosome 1, iqSchCanc2.1, whole genome shotgun sequence genomic region harbors:
- the LOC126165881 gene encoding uncharacterized protein LOC126165881 isoform X8 encodes MVEQQRMTFVQARIDEVRDTFRGRQTSTRGRRRGRPRKRPNDDLDEWTPDRPRAVRGRKRGRPPAGGGRGRQAASVSPVRKAPRGRGRVANERQRPGPKPKLEGPGPPPAVITPGGKCFVCSKAAGSTGSPLTAVTNTTKIQLHQKLGRVVGAELDLIVDEDGVLCHGCCRLLNYMDRIEVEHSMLTKSILNCMRRTFGFGYVQGDNRMPEAVLASIEDRSKNSIIPVEKHDPAINVPEKDTSGDAALQNKTVAPSDSDDIKKNQTLLVDRVPEKKTDAEQDKKNYHCKICNFESKHKSVFLFHLQRHIQSSYRCDFCNALLPKGFKILDSKNAETSNGEIANKNEVIPHTEAPEVQATKEVKDYVETMIEELHTTGIVTTMKPVTPEKFKSSSEIQIDNVHNKETVVASTLSETKGTSAIYEQQSGTSVEQGTLNILLTFPNERRQSISVHHDVSIENNFSNDVVARQLRDIFGNFNDEPMDVEDKTDMPEEKNVGSLNTAFVKTLADVPLLENSPLMVVSNNESHKQEQDEAGLKKLTTENPDSEICAEEMDVEPETSSCNEDTEEKYQKQLALLDEMGLIMLPKRIRPSASKQSAETVVKGSDDMVEDSRDRHWGDPCHTENTVEPSQEHEDQSTQENELEVLKEQSQWLPESLNPVETISTTTASVAVLMESDAQLQPVQTTENGNEWLKSNVTLVNENPHWLHQADNTPTTTDGSSEMTVWTNTASHSDPPETLTVAETERNWLLPENEISEPVCNNVKETEMEGVDTIRDTHVWDTAQNGNTDSGGDISRKSDELGGNMNSDSPASNNGEGVTSTTTVPESEVTNSNVSLIEVENEKRAENSLSNKQCVKVDKEDFKDNVNSLHSDPAEQNTVEEPSSPMQDVDDEVITHSVETVIVGSTHQTELSAQEHLSTVFVTDNVQLETATSGQAVSPNKQEYTDDTASADSCDVKQFDFRTSETDLCSEGGNIVETEEVMSSISIKEDDHSSQVKEMEDTGSISSVVPQSELKVYSDKSDIIMTLVEGQSDVNESSTESNFESVKR; translated from the exons TTAGAAGGACCTGGGCCACCTCCAGCAGTTATCACACCCGGGGGGAAATGCTTTGTGTGCAGCAAAGCCGCTGGATCAACAGGATCGCCCCTCACAGCAGTTACAAACACTACAAAAATCCAACTCCACCAAAAACTTGGTAGAGTTGTAGGAGCAGAGCTGGATCTCATTGTTGATGAAGATGGAGTACTTTGCCATGGCTGCTGTCGTCTGCTGAACTACATGGATCGAATTGAAGTGGAGCATAGTATGCTCACAAAATCAATTCTGAATTGTATGCGACGGACGTTTGGTTTTGGTTACGTGCAAGGTGATAACCGTATGCCAGAAGCTGTTCTCGCCAGTATAGAAGATCGCAGCAAAAACTCCATAA TTCCTGTGGAGAAGCACGATCCTGCTATAAATGTGCCTGAAAAG GatacatcaggtgatgctgcgtTACAGAATAAGACGGTGGCTCCAAGTGATTCAGATGATATAAAGAAAAATCAAACGCTACTTGTAGACAGAGTACCTGAGAAAAAGACTGATGCTGAGCAGGATAAGAAAAATTATCACTGCAAAATCTGCAACTTTGAAAGTAAACATAAGTCAGTGTTCCTCTTCCATTTGCAGAGACATATTCAAAGTAGTTATAGGTGTGATTTCTGCAATGCATTACTGCCCAAAGGATTTAAAATACTGGATAGCAAGAATGCAGAAACAAGTAATGGAGAAATAGCTAACAAAAATGAGGTCATTCCACACACTGAAGCACCAGAAGTTCAAGCTACAAAAGAAGTGAAGGATTATGTGGAAACAATGATTGAAGAATTACATACCACAGGCATCGTTACCACAATGAAACCAGTAACCCCAGAAAAATTTAAATCCTCTTCAGAAATACAGATTGATAATGTACATAATAAAGAAACTGTTGTGGCGAGTACCCTAAGTGAAACTAAAGGTACAAGTGCTATTTATGAACAGCAGAGTGGGACTAGTGTTGAGCAAGGGACACTAAATATCCTTCTGACTTTCCCaaatgaaagaagacaaagtatATCAGTTCATCATGATGTCTCAATAGAAAATAATTTCAGTAATGATGTAGTGGCAAGGCAGCTGAGAGATATATTTGGAAACTTTAATGATGAGCCTATGGATGTAGAAGACAAAACTGATATGCCCGAGGAAAAGAATGTAGGAAGTTTGAATACAGCTTTTGTGAAAACTTTAGCTGATGTTCCATTGCTGGAAAATAGTCCATTAATGGTTGTCAGTAATAATGAAAGTCATAAACAAGAACAGGATGAAGCAGGTCTAAAGAAATTGACTACAGAAAATCCAGATTCTGAAATATGTGCAGAGGAGATGGATGTTGAGCCTGAAACTAGTTCCTGTAATGAAGacacagaagaaaaatatcaaAAACAGTTGGCTTTACTGGATGAAATGGGTTTGATAATGTTACCCAAAAGGATTCGGCCATCTGCATCCAAGCAGAGTGCTGAAACCGTTGTGAAAGGAAGTGACGATATGGTAGAGGATAGTAGAGATCGACATTGGGGTGACCCTTGTCACACAGAAAACACTGTAGAGCCAAGTCAAGAACATGAGGATCAAAGCACTCAAGAAAATGAATTAGAAGTCTTGAAGGAGCAGTCTCAATGGCTGCCAGAATCTCTTAATCCTGTAGAAACAATTTCAACCACTACAGCAAGTGTTGCAGTGCTAATGGAAAGTGATGCACAACTGCAGCCTGTTCAGAcaactgaaaatggaaatgagtggTTGAAATCAAATGTCACACTTGTAAATGAGAATCCCCATTGGCTCCATCAAGCAGACAATACACCCACGACCACCGATGGTAGTAGTGAAATGACAGTGTGGACAAATACTGCTAGTCACTCTGATCCACCAGAAACACTTACAGTGGCAGAGACAGAAAGAAATTGGCTGCTACCAGAAAATGAGATTTCTGAACCAGTTTGTAACAATGTAAAGGAAACTGAAATGGAAGGTGTCGATACTATTAGAGACACACATGTTTGGGACACAGCACAGAATGGTAACACAGACAGTGGTGGTGACATTTCCAGGAAAAGCGATGAGTTGGGTGGTAATATGAACAGTGATAGTCCTGCCAGCAACAACGGAGAAGGTGTTACCAGCACAACTACTGTACCTGAAAGTGAAGTTACCAACAGTAATGTGTCACTCattgaagtagaaaatgaaaaaaGGGCAGAGAATTCGCTCAGTAACAAGCAATGTGTCAAGGTTGATAAGGAAGACTTCAAGGACAATGTAAATAGTTTACATTCAGATCCTGCTGAGCAAAATACTGTTGAAGAGCCTTCTTCCCCTATGCAAGATGTTGATGACGAAGTGATTACACATAGTGTGGAAACAGTGATTGTAGGCAGCACTCATCAGACTGAACTGAGTGCACAGGAACATCTAAGTACGGTGTTTGTAACTGACAATGTACAACTTGAGACAGCTACATCAGGACAAGCTGTTAGCCCCAATAAACAGGAATATACTGATGATACTGCCTCAGCCGACAGTTGTGACGTGAAACAATTTGACTTTCGAACATCAGAGACAGACCTGTGTAGTGAAGGAGGAAACATTGTTGAGACTGAAGAAGTCATGTCCAGTATTAGTATCAAGGAAGATGATCATTCCTCGCAGGTAAAAGAGATGGAGGACACAGGCAGTATCAGTAGTGTAGTGCCACAGTCTGAACTTAAAGTGTATAGTGACAAAAGTGATATCATCATGACATTGGTTGAAGGACAGAGTGATGTTAATGAAAGTAGTACTGAATCTAATTTTGAGAGTGTAAAAAGATAG